The Corynebacterium tuberculostearicum genome window below encodes:
- the polA gene encoding DNA polymerase I — protein MGQVTTNQPRLLLIDGHSMAFRAFYALPVDNFSTSGGQHTNAVYGFLSMLSNIVAEEAPDAIAVAFDVGRKTFRTEMFPDYKAQREAAPEEFKGQVDLIREVLEVLGITTLSRENFEADDILATLATEAQDYETLIVTGDRDYLQLVNESTTVLYPMKGVSTLHRFTPSAVEEKYGLTPAQYPDFAALRGDPSDNLPGIPKVGEKTATKWIVKYGDLASLVEHAEEIKGVVGNNFRERIEQVQMNRKLTQMITDMDLGVGPNDLAFKEAKVADVAAKFDDLEFGTNLRDRVLAAIPNDGAEAAEQTEEVQELETVIDDEPLSQWLPGREHVAVYVQGEGNPGQGDASAIAFVDQERHGLQVELGDLSAEDDKALAQWLASDAPKYFHEAKAAFHMLAGRGIELAGIAHDTALAAYLLRPGQRTYALADVYQRHLQKTLSAATEQLSLLDDSSLVDQAAAIMELAERLTAELQEIDSFELYTELELPLVTILARMEATGIAVDVDILETQKDAFVEQVAEQERAARELAGDDKLNLNSPKQLQTVLFETFELPKTKKTKTGYSTAAKEIEQLAAKNPHPFLDHLLAHREYQKMKTTLEGLIKTVQPDGRIHTTFNQTVASTGRLSSTEPNLQNIPVRTEAGRQIRSAFIVGDGFDELMTADYSQIEMRVMAHLSADPGLIEAYKEGEDLHNYVGSRVFDVPVDQVTPELRRRVKAMSYGLVYGLSAFGLSQQLGIPAGEAKSIMESYFERFGGVKKYLDEVVVQARKDGYTATLFGRRRYLPELNSDNRLARENAERAALNAPIQGTAADIIKVAMIRVDRALQGMKSRVLLQVHDELVVEVAPGEADTVREVLEREMDSAIELNVPLEVSAGAGKDWDAAAH, from the coding sequence ATGGGGCAGGTGACTACTAATCAGCCTCGACTTCTGCTCATTGACGGCCACTCTATGGCCTTTCGTGCCTTCTATGCCCTGCCGGTGGATAATTTCTCCACCTCAGGAGGTCAGCACACTAATGCCGTGTATGGCTTCTTATCGATGCTCTCTAATATCGTGGCGGAAGAGGCCCCCGACGCCATTGCGGTGGCATTCGACGTGGGGCGCAAGACCTTCCGCACTGAGATGTTCCCGGACTATAAGGCCCAGCGCGAGGCTGCACCGGAGGAATTCAAGGGTCAGGTAGACCTCATTCGCGAGGTGCTCGAGGTACTAGGAATTACCACCCTGTCTCGGGAGAACTTCGAGGCCGATGACATCCTGGCCACTCTCGCAACCGAAGCGCAGGACTATGAGACTCTCATCGTCACCGGTGACCGTGACTACCTCCAGTTGGTCAATGAGTCCACGACGGTGCTCTATCCCATGAAGGGCGTATCCACGCTCCACCGCTTCACTCCCTCCGCAGTAGAGGAGAAGTACGGTCTTACCCCCGCGCAGTACCCGGACTTTGCCGCGTTGCGTGGCGATCCTTCCGATAATTTGCCGGGCATCCCAAAGGTAGGCGAGAAGACGGCCACCAAGTGGATAGTCAAGTATGGAGACTTGGCATCCTTGGTAGAGCACGCCGAGGAGATTAAGGGCGTGGTAGGCAATAACTTCCGCGAGCGCATCGAGCAGGTGCAGATGAACCGCAAGCTCACCCAGATGATTACGGACATGGACCTAGGGGTCGGTCCAAATGACTTGGCCTTTAAGGAAGCCAAGGTCGCCGACGTTGCCGCCAAGTTCGACGACCTGGAGTTCGGTACCAACCTGCGCGATCGCGTACTCGCAGCCATTCCCAATGATGGTGCTGAGGCAGCCGAACAGACCGAGGAAGTCCAAGAGCTAGAGACGGTCATCGATGACGAGCCATTGTCCCAGTGGTTGCCCGGCCGAGAGCATGTCGCGGTGTATGTCCAAGGCGAGGGAAACCCGGGACAGGGCGATGCGTCTGCGATTGCTTTCGTGGACCAGGAACGCCACGGCCTGCAAGTGGAGCTGGGCGATCTTTCTGCTGAGGACGATAAGGCCCTAGCCCAGTGGTTGGCATCTGATGCGCCGAAGTATTTCCACGAGGCAAAGGCGGCCTTTCATATGCTTGCCGGTCGTGGGATAGAGCTGGCCGGCATTGCCCATGACACGGCCCTTGCTGCCTACCTGCTTCGCCCAGGTCAGCGCACCTACGCGCTTGCCGACGTCTACCAGCGCCACCTCCAAAAGACCCTCAGCGCCGCCACGGAGCAGCTGTCTCTCCTGGATGATTCCTCCCTGGTTGATCAGGCCGCGGCAATTATGGAGCTGGCAGAACGGCTCACTGCGGAGCTGCAGGAGATTGACTCTTTCGAGCTGTATACCGAACTAGAACTGCCGCTCGTGACAATTCTGGCGCGCATGGAGGCTACCGGAATCGCCGTAGACGTTGACATTCTCGAAACGCAAAAGGATGCCTTTGTTGAGCAGGTTGCCGAACAAGAACGCGCCGCCCGCGAGCTTGCCGGCGATGACAAGCTCAACCTTAACTCGCCAAAGCAGTTGCAAACCGTGCTCTTTGAGACCTTCGAGCTGCCCAAGACTAAGAAGACGAAGACGGGCTATTCCACCGCGGCCAAGGAGATTGAACAGCTCGCGGCTAAGAACCCTCACCCTTTCCTCGATCATCTCTTGGCACACCGCGAGTACCAGAAGATGAAGACCACCTTGGAAGGTCTCATCAAAACCGTGCAGCCTGACGGCCGCATTCACACCACGTTTAACCAAACCGTGGCCTCTACCGGCCGCTTGTCGTCCACCGAACCCAACCTGCAAAACATCCCCGTGCGCACCGAAGCCGGCCGCCAGATCCGTTCTGCCTTCATCGTGGGCGATGGCTTCGATGAACTCATGACTGCGGACTACTCCCAGATTGAGATGCGTGTCATGGCGCACCTCTCCGCCGATCCAGGCCTCATCGAGGCCTATAAGGAAGGCGAAGACCTGCACAACTATGTTGGCTCCCGAGTCTTTGACGTTCCCGTTGACCAAGTGACACCCGAGCTGCGCCGCCGAGTTAAGGCCATGTCTTATGGGTTGGTATACGGACTTTCCGCTTTCGGCCTATCCCAGCAATTGGGCATTCCGGCCGGGGAAGCAAAGTCCATCATGGAAAGCTACTTTGAGCGCTTTGGCGGGGTGAAGAAGTACCTCGATGAAGTCGTGGTCCAAGCCCGCAAGGATGGCTACACGGCAACGCTCTTCGGCCGTCGCCGCTACTTGCCAGAGCTCAACTCCGATAACCGCCTAGCACGCGAGAACGCGGAGCGCGCAGCACTTAATGCGCCCATTCAGGGCACTGCCGCGGACATTATTAAGGTGGCGATGATTCGCGTGGACCGCGCACTGCAGGGAATGAAGTCTCGCGTGCTGCTTCAGGTGCACGATGAATTGGTAGTCGAAGTCGCCCCCGGTGAGGCCGACACGGTTCGAGAGGTTCTCGAGCGAGAGATGGACTCAGCGATCGAGCTGAACGTGCCGCTGGAGGTCTCGGCTGGTGCCGGCAAGGACTGGGATGCCGCAGCCCACTAG